A part of Brassica rapa cultivar Chiifu-401-42 chromosome A05, CAAS_Brap_v3.01, whole genome shotgun sequence genomic DNA contains:
- the LOC103870721 gene encoding twist-related protein 1 has product MELSLIAETVAFSTAKQCVAFGSSLLLLNRANHVSFTADSLVDQSPAGIVQASAAVIFPVDAIAPSPVRSSSYKTIRRIRKRRRAKRVSYGGDSEDGGDFGRFLLEGGFGGSDGPFGFGGGGGGKGWNYGGGGGGGNWDESSSSSWSDPAMEFVYEVICWIALSNCVHFAFKRIVRIVTDGEREKLNLTLSPVC; this is encoded by the coding sequence ATGGAGCTCTCTCTGATCGCTGAAACGGTAGCGTTTTCCACGGCTAAGCAATGCGTAGCGTTCGGgagctctcttcttcttctcaatcGAGCAAATCACGTTTCATTCACCGCTGATTCCCTCGTCGATCAGTCTCCGGCGGGAATCGTTCAAGCATCGGCGGCGGTTATCTTCCCCGTCGATGCGATCGCTCCTTCGCCGGTTAGATCTAGCTCTTACAAGACGATCCGCCGGATCCGCAAAAGGCGGCGTGCGAAGCGCGTTTCGTACGGCGGTGATTCGGAGGACGGAGGAGACTTCGGTCGGTTTCTGTTAGAAGGCGGGTTCGGTGGTAGCGACGGTCCGTTCGGTTTTGGAGGTGGTGGCGGTGGGAAGGGGTGGAACTACGGcggaggcggtggtggtggaAATTGGGATGAGTCGTCGTCGTCTTCTTGGTCGGATCCGGCGATGGAGTTCGTGTACGAAGTGATTTGCTGGATCGCGTTGTCGAATTGTGTGCATTTTGCGTTCAAGAGGATAGTGAGGATCGTTACGGATGGTGAAAGGGAGAAGTTGAACCTGACATTGTCTCCGGTCTGCTGA
- the LOC103870722 gene encoding protein DEHYDRATION-INDUCED 19 homolog 4 has product MDSSNSWINCPSVFSSSSRRCQQSRSDLYIGGGYEDLEGEDDLKSEFICPFCAEVFDIVGLCCHIDEEHPVEAKNGVCPVCTKRVGLDIVGHITTQHANFFKVQRRRRLRKGGGYSSAYLTLKKELREANLQSLLGGSSSFASSTNIDSDPLLSSFMFNPPSAANKSATPVTEGASATTKLSQKESRKRDIREGPLSGEDREKAKKSEFVRGLFLSTMLGDDH; this is encoded by the exons ATGGATTCCTCCAATTCATGGATCAATTGTCCTTCCGTTTTCTCATCCTCTTCGCGACGATGTCAACAATCCAGATCAG ATTTGTATATAGGTGGAGGGTACGAGGATCTCGAAGGAGAAGACGATTTGAAATCAGAGTTTATCTGCCCGTTTTGCGCTGAAGTCTTCGACATCGTTGGGCTCTGTTGTCACATTGACGAAGAGCACCCTGTCGAGGCCAAGAACGGG GTCTGTCCTGTATGCACAAAGAGGGTGGGATTAGATATCGTTGGACATATCACGACACAACATGCGAACTTTTTCAAG GTGCAGCGAAGGAGAAGGTTGAGAAAAGGTGGTGGATACAGCTCTGCTTATCTCACCCTCAAGAAAGAGCTTCGTGAAGCTAACCTACAGTCACTTCTTGGTGGATCCTCAAGTTTCGCTTCTTCTACCAATATAGATTCTGATCCGCTGCTGTCGTCCTTTATGTTTAATCCTCCTTCAGCTGCAAACAAATCCGCTACACCTGTTACAGAAGGAGCCTCCGCTACAACAAAACTCTCCCAAAAGGAGTCTCGCAAAAG AGACATTCGAGAAGGTCCACTTTCAGGGGAAGATCGAGAGAAGGCGAAGAAGAGCGAGTTTGTGAGAGGTTTGTTCTTGTCAACCATGCTTGGTGACGATCACTAA
- the LOC103870723 gene encoding formin-A, which produces MEAFSNVSALLILLLLSLSLCVTSKDQTVSCTMCTSCDNPCNPVRSSSPPPTPPSGGGSYYYSPPPPTPQSSSGGGGGSYYYPPPSTSGGGKYPPPYGGYGDGGQSYYYPPASYGNYPMPPPPNPIVPYFPFYYHIPPPGDSGSERLMSSFLFVLFSVLLCFG; this is translated from the coding sequence ATGGAAGCATTCTCTAACGTGTCAGCTCTTCTTATACTGCTGCTACTGTCACTGTCCCTCTGTGTGACGTCAAAAGACCAAACTGTTTCATGCACAATGTGTACCTCTTGCGACAATCCATGTAACCCCGTCCGGTCTTCCTCTCCGCCCCCTACTCCTCCGTCCGGCGGTGGCTCTTATTATTACTCTCCACCTCCTCCTACTCCTCAGAGCTccagcggcggcggcggcggctctTATTATTATCCTCCTCCTTCAACTTCCGGTGGTGGTAAATACCCTCCTCCGTATGGCGGCTATGGCGACGGTGGACAAAGTTACTATTATCCGCCTGCTTCTTACGGTAACTACCCGATGCCGCCTCCGCCAAATCCCATCGTTCCTTATTTTCCGTTTTACTATCACATTCCTCCTCCAGGAGATTCTGGATCGGAACGCTTGATGAGTTCATTTCTCTTTGTTTTGTTCTCCGTCTTGCTTTGTTTTGGGTGA
- the LOC108872036 gene encoding thioredoxin-like protein CITRX, chloroplastic, with translation MALVQSRTLPRLTVPFSPILSTLHAPSSLFLRREIGPVASPFSSSTAGSFPLSPLTHPRKIICPPPRGKFVREDYLVRKLSAQELQELVKGERKVPLIVDFYATWCGPCILMAQELEMLAVEYESNAMIVKVDTDDEYEFARDMQVRGLPTLFFISPDPSKDAIRTEGLIPIQMMRDIIDNDM, from the exons ATGGCTCTTGTTCAATCCAGAACTCTTCCTCGCCTCACCGTCCCCTTCTCGCCGATTCTGTCCACACTCCACGCACCGTCGTCTCTCTTTCTCCGGAGGGAAATTGGACCGGTAGCCTCGCCGTTCTCGTCCTCCACCGCCGGGAGCTTTCCCCTCTCGCCGCTGACGCATCCAAGGAAGATTATCTGCCCTCCACCTCGCGGCAAGTTTGTTAGAGAAGATTATCTTGTG AGGAAACTGTCAGCTCAAGAACTTCAAGAACTGGTGAAAGGAGAGAGGAAGGTGCCGTTGATTGTTGATTTTTATGCTACTTGGTGTGGACCTTGTATCTTGATGGCCCAGGAACTCGAAAtg CTTGCAGTAGAGTATGAGAGCAATGCAATGATTGTGAAAGTTGATACAGATGATGAGTACGAGTTTGCTCGCGACATGCAG GTTCGGGGATTACCTACATTGTTCTTCATCAGCCCTGACCCAAGCAAAGATGCAATCAGGACAGAAGGGCTGATTCCAATACAGATGATGCGTGACATCATTGACAACGACATGTGA
- the LOC103870725 gene encoding 60S ribosomal protein L29-1: MAKSKNHTAHNQSAKAHKNGIKKPRRHRHTPTRGMDPKFLRNQRYARKHNIKSGENATTED, encoded by the exons ATGGCCAAGTCGAAGAATCATACCGCGCATAACCAGTCGGCTAAGGCCCACAAGAACGGAATCAAGAAGCCCAGGAGGCACCGTCACACTCCCACCAGAGGG ATGGACCCAAAGTTCTTGAGGAACCAGAGGTACGCGAGAAAGCACAACATCAAGAGCGGCGAGAATGCGACCACTGAAGACTAA
- the LOC103870724 gene encoding serine/threonine-protein phosphatase 4 regulatory subunit 3 isoform X2 produces the protein MGAAPEKSQSNSNSLQRVKVYHLNEDGKWDDRGTGHVSIDYGERSEELSLCVVDEEDNETLLVHPINTEDIYRKQEDTIISWRDPERSTELALSFQETAGCSYVWDQICSMQRNLHFGSLNSETFHSLNSELKELPAVELTTLPLILKIVTESGMTDQMRLTEIILKDHDFFRNLMGVFKICEELENVDGLHMIFNIVKGIILLNSSQILEKIFGDELIMEIIGCLEYDPGVPHSQHHRNFLKEHVVFKEAIPIKDPLVLSKIHQTYRIGYLKDVVLARVVDDAIVANLNSVIHANNAIVVSLLKDDSTFIQELFARLKSPSTSMESKKILVYFLHEFCSLSKSLQVVQQLRLFRDLINEGIFHVIEEVLQIPDKKLVLTGADILMLFLAHDPNLLRSYVVRTEGTPLLGLLLKGMTEDFGEKMHCQFLEIIRTLLDANALSGGVQRANIMDIFYEKHLPELVDVITSSCPDKSANTSEGAAGRIITKPEVLLNICELLCFCIMQDLSRTRCSFLQNNVTEKVLHLTRRKEKYLVVAAIRFVRTLLYVHDDYVQSYVVKNNVLKPIMDVFVANGNRYNLLNSAVLDLLEHIRKGNATLLLKYIVDTFWDQLAPFQCLASIQAFKLKYEQCLETARPKSTADAVDPRRRVEERALDKEEEDYFNEESDEEDSASASNTQKEKPASNTEKDQAEPHLSNGVDASPSSSSSSTRSGGLVDYEDDEDDEDYKPPPLRQSEEDEDELLSLKRKSPLVEREQEPSKKTRLGKRENVFTVLCSTLSHAVRTGKKSQGTSESAAKEPEESRSSEENTRSSSDDEGRKEDDGVACCEHGTSSDNGKLNAEESVVVAQKSSPEMAVNGRAATL, from the exons ATGGGCGCCGCCCCGGAGAAGTCTCAATCTAATTCCAATTCGTTGCAG AGAGTGAAGGTGTATCATTTGAATGAAGATGGTAAATGGGATGATAGAGGAACTGGGCATGTAAGCATCGACTATGGGGAG CGTTCTGAAGAACTCAGTCTATGTGTAGTCGATGAGGAAGATAACGAAACGTTACTTGTGCATCCTATCAACACTGAGGATATTTACAGGAAGCAAGAAG ACACAATAATTTCGTGGAGAGACCCTGAGCGCTCAACAGAATTGGCTTTGAGCTTTCAAGAGACTGCCGGGTGCTCTTATGTATG GGATCAAATCTGCAGTATGCAACGAAATTTGCATTTCGGCTCTTTGAACA GTGAAACATTTCACAGCCTGAATAGTGAGTTGAAGGAGCTTCCTGCTGTAGAGCTTACTACACTTCCTCTAATACTGAAG ATTGTTACAGAGAGTGGCATGACAGATCAGATGCGTCTTACTGAAATTATATTGAAGGAT CATGATTTCTTCCGGAATTTGATGGGTGTGTTTAAAATATGTGAGGAATTGGAAAATGTTGATGGTCTTCACATGATATTCAATATCGTCAAGGGAATCA TTCTGCTCAACAGTTCTCAGATCCTTGAGAAAATATTTGGAGATGAGCTGATCATGGAAATTATCGGATGCCTTGAGT ATGATCCTGGTGTTCCTCACTCGCAGCATCACCGGAATTTTCTGAAGGAACATGTCGTTTTTAAGGAG GCAATACCAATTAAAGATCCCTTAGTCCTGTCAAAGATACACCAAACCTACAGAATCGGTTACTTGAAG GATGTTGTTTTGGCTAGAGTTGTAGATGATGCTATTGTTGCAAACTTGAATTCAGTAATCCATGCGAACAATGCCATT GTTGTTTCATTGCTGAAGGATGATAGCACTTTTATTCAAGAATTATTTGCAAGGTTGAAGTCACCGTCTACATCTATGGAATCCaagaaaattttg GTATATTTCCTGCACGAATTTTGTAGTTTAAGCAAGAGCCTCCAAGTGGTGCAGCAGCTACGGCTTTTTAG GGACCTTATTAATGAAGGGATTTTTCATGTCATAGAGGAAGTCTTGCAGATTCCCGACAAAAAACTCGTATTAACTGG GGCAGATATCCTGATGCTTTTCTTGGCTCATGACCCCAACCTTTTACGTTCTTATGTTGTTCGTACAGAAGGAACCCCCCTGCTCGGCCTCCTG TTGAAGGGAATGACGGAAGACTTTGGTGAAAAGATGCATTGCCAATTTCTAGAAATTATCCGAACATTACTGGATGCAAATGCATTGTCTGGTGGAGTTCAG AGAGCGAATATCATGGATATTTTCTATGAGAAGCATCTACCTGAGTTAGTGGATGTTATTACTTCCTCATGTCCTGACAAGTCAGCCAACACATCTGAAGGCGCAGCCGGAAGGATCATCACAAAGCCTGAAGTCCTACTGAACATATGTGAACTGCTGTGCTTTTGCATCATGCAAGATTTATCTAGAACGAG ATGCAGTTTTCTCCAAAACAACGTGACTGAAAAGGTCTTGCATCTCACACGGAGAAAAGAAAAATACCTAGTGGTTGCCGCTATTCGATTTGTCCGTACTCTCCTATATGTGCAT GATGATTATGTCCAGAGTTACGTTGTTAAGAACAACGTTCTGAAACCGATTATGGATGTCTTCGTTGCCAATGGGAACCGGTACAATCTACTGAACTCTGCCGTCTTGGATCTGCTTGAGCACATACGCAAG GGAAATGCGACTCTGTTACTCAAATACATAGTTGATACGTTCTGGGATCAGTTGGCCCCGTTTCAGTGCTTGGCCTCCATCCAGGCTTTCAAGCTCAAGTATGAACAG TGCTTAGAAACTGCCAGACCGAAAAGCACAGCTGATGCGGTTGATCCGAGAAGAAGAGTTGAGGAGCGTGCTTTGGATAAAGAGGAGGAAGATTATTTCAACGAAGAGAG CGATGAAGAAGATTCTGCATCTGCTTCGAATACACAAAAGGAAAAACCTGCTTCTAATACAGAGAAAGATCAAGCAGAGCCTCATCTTTCAAATGGAGTGGATGCAagcccttcttcttcttcttccag CACGAGGTCTGGAGGCTTAGTTGACTATGAGgacgatgaagatgatgaagactATAAGCCTCCTCCTCTGAGGCAGTCAGAGGAGGACGAAGACGAGCTCCTTAGCTTGAAACGCAAATCCCCTTTGGTGGAAAGAGAACAAGAGCCATCCAAAAAAACACGGCTGGGTAAAAGAGAAAATGTGTTTACTGTGCTGTGCTCGACGCTGAGCCATGCAGTGCGAACGGGCAAGAAAAGTCAAGGCACGTCTGAATCTGCAGCCAAGGAACCTGAGGAATCTAGAAGTAGTGAAGAGAATACTAGAAGCAGTTCAGATGATGAAGGCCGTAAGGAGGATGATGGAGTTGCCTGTTGTGAACACGGAACATCATCAGACAATGGAAAGCTGAATGCGGAAGAATCCGTGGTAGTAGCTCAAAAATCATCACCTGAGATGGCTGTAAATGGCCGTGCAGCCACActataa
- the LOC103870724 gene encoding serine/threonine-protein phosphatase 4 regulatory subunit 3 isoform X1, with the protein MGAAPEKSQSNSNSLQRVKVYHLNEDGKWDDRGTGHVSIDYGERSEELSLCVVDEEDNETLLVHPINTEDIYRKQEDTIISWRDPERSTELALSFQETAGCSYVWDQICSMQRNLHFGSLNSETFHSLNSELKELPAVELTTLPLILKIVTESGMTDQMRLTEIILKDHDFFRNLMGVFKICEELENVDGLHMIFNIVKGIILLNSSQILEKIFGDELIMEIIGCLEYDPGVPHSQHHRNFLKEHVVFKEAIPIKDPLVLSKIHQTYRIGYLKDVVLARVVDDAIVANLNSVIHANNAIVVSLLKDDSTFIQELFARLKSPSTSMESKKILVYFLHEFCSLSKSLQVVQQLRLFRDLINEGIFHVIEEVLQIPDKKLVLTGADILMLFLAHDPNLLRSYVVRTEGTPLLGLLLKGMTEDFGEKMHCQFLEIIRTLLDANALSGGVQQRANIMDIFYEKHLPELVDVITSSCPDKSANTSEGAAGRIITKPEVLLNICELLCFCIMQDLSRTRCSFLQNNVTEKVLHLTRRKEKYLVVAAIRFVRTLLYVHDDYVQSYVVKNNVLKPIMDVFVANGNRYNLLNSAVLDLLEHIRKGNATLLLKYIVDTFWDQLAPFQCLASIQAFKLKYEQCLETARPKSTADAVDPRRRVEERALDKEEEDYFNEESDEEDSASASNTQKEKPASNTEKDQAEPHLSNGVDASPSSSSSSTRSGGLVDYEDDEDDEDYKPPPLRQSEEDEDELLSLKRKSPLVEREQEPSKKTRLGKRENVFTVLCSTLSHAVRTGKKSQGTSESAAKEPEESRSSEENTRSSSDDEGRKEDDGVACCEHGTSSDNGKLNAEESVVVAQKSSPEMAVNGRAATL; encoded by the exons ATGGGCGCCGCCCCGGAGAAGTCTCAATCTAATTCCAATTCGTTGCAG AGAGTGAAGGTGTATCATTTGAATGAAGATGGTAAATGGGATGATAGAGGAACTGGGCATGTAAGCATCGACTATGGGGAG CGTTCTGAAGAACTCAGTCTATGTGTAGTCGATGAGGAAGATAACGAAACGTTACTTGTGCATCCTATCAACACTGAGGATATTTACAGGAAGCAAGAAG ACACAATAATTTCGTGGAGAGACCCTGAGCGCTCAACAGAATTGGCTTTGAGCTTTCAAGAGACTGCCGGGTGCTCTTATGTATG GGATCAAATCTGCAGTATGCAACGAAATTTGCATTTCGGCTCTTTGAACA GTGAAACATTTCACAGCCTGAATAGTGAGTTGAAGGAGCTTCCTGCTGTAGAGCTTACTACACTTCCTCTAATACTGAAG ATTGTTACAGAGAGTGGCATGACAGATCAGATGCGTCTTACTGAAATTATATTGAAGGAT CATGATTTCTTCCGGAATTTGATGGGTGTGTTTAAAATATGTGAGGAATTGGAAAATGTTGATGGTCTTCACATGATATTCAATATCGTCAAGGGAATCA TTCTGCTCAACAGTTCTCAGATCCTTGAGAAAATATTTGGAGATGAGCTGATCATGGAAATTATCGGATGCCTTGAGT ATGATCCTGGTGTTCCTCACTCGCAGCATCACCGGAATTTTCTGAAGGAACATGTCGTTTTTAAGGAG GCAATACCAATTAAAGATCCCTTAGTCCTGTCAAAGATACACCAAACCTACAGAATCGGTTACTTGAAG GATGTTGTTTTGGCTAGAGTTGTAGATGATGCTATTGTTGCAAACTTGAATTCAGTAATCCATGCGAACAATGCCATT GTTGTTTCATTGCTGAAGGATGATAGCACTTTTATTCAAGAATTATTTGCAAGGTTGAAGTCACCGTCTACATCTATGGAATCCaagaaaattttg GTATATTTCCTGCACGAATTTTGTAGTTTAAGCAAGAGCCTCCAAGTGGTGCAGCAGCTACGGCTTTTTAG GGACCTTATTAATGAAGGGATTTTTCATGTCATAGAGGAAGTCTTGCAGATTCCCGACAAAAAACTCGTATTAACTGG GGCAGATATCCTGATGCTTTTCTTGGCTCATGACCCCAACCTTTTACGTTCTTATGTTGTTCGTACAGAAGGAACCCCCCTGCTCGGCCTCCTG TTGAAGGGAATGACGGAAGACTTTGGTGAAAAGATGCATTGCCAATTTCTAGAAATTATCCGAACATTACTGGATGCAAATGCATTGTCTGGTGGAGTTCAG CAGAGAGCGAATATCATGGATATTTTCTATGAGAAGCATCTACCTGAGTTAGTGGATGTTATTACTTCCTCATGTCCTGACAAGTCAGCCAACACATCTGAAGGCGCAGCCGGAAGGATCATCACAAAGCCTGAAGTCCTACTGAACATATGTGAACTGCTGTGCTTTTGCATCATGCAAGATTTATCTAGAACGAG ATGCAGTTTTCTCCAAAACAACGTGACTGAAAAGGTCTTGCATCTCACACGGAGAAAAGAAAAATACCTAGTGGTTGCCGCTATTCGATTTGTCCGTACTCTCCTATATGTGCAT GATGATTATGTCCAGAGTTACGTTGTTAAGAACAACGTTCTGAAACCGATTATGGATGTCTTCGTTGCCAATGGGAACCGGTACAATCTACTGAACTCTGCCGTCTTGGATCTGCTTGAGCACATACGCAAG GGAAATGCGACTCTGTTACTCAAATACATAGTTGATACGTTCTGGGATCAGTTGGCCCCGTTTCAGTGCTTGGCCTCCATCCAGGCTTTCAAGCTCAAGTATGAACAG TGCTTAGAAACTGCCAGACCGAAAAGCACAGCTGATGCGGTTGATCCGAGAAGAAGAGTTGAGGAGCGTGCTTTGGATAAAGAGGAGGAAGATTATTTCAACGAAGAGAG CGATGAAGAAGATTCTGCATCTGCTTCGAATACACAAAAGGAAAAACCTGCTTCTAATACAGAGAAAGATCAAGCAGAGCCTCATCTTTCAAATGGAGTGGATGCAagcccttcttcttcttcttccag CACGAGGTCTGGAGGCTTAGTTGACTATGAGgacgatgaagatgatgaagactATAAGCCTCCTCCTCTGAGGCAGTCAGAGGAGGACGAAGACGAGCTCCTTAGCTTGAAACGCAAATCCCCTTTGGTGGAAAGAGAACAAGAGCCATCCAAAAAAACACGGCTGGGTAAAAGAGAAAATGTGTTTACTGTGCTGTGCTCGACGCTGAGCCATGCAGTGCGAACGGGCAAGAAAAGTCAAGGCACGTCTGAATCTGCAGCCAAGGAACCTGAGGAATCTAGAAGTAGTGAAGAGAATACTAGAAGCAGTTCAGATGATGAAGGCCGTAAGGAGGATGATGGAGTTGCCTGTTGTGAACACGGAACATCATCAGACAATGGAAAGCTGAATGCGGAAGAATCCGTGGTAGTAGCTCAAAAATCATCACCTGAGATGGCTGTAAATGGCCGTGCAGCCACActataa
- the LOC117134417 gene encoding uncharacterized protein LOC117134417 encodes MDFNATVAEGITNGNWWIHTSRSRNPVLSLLHNCLPPVEPILNSEADDLYLWKIGFENGVLIDAPSSCLLCSQFDETRQHLFFDCVYSKEVWSFFSSKAQLTPPSFEDCLRWIKDPTRNRNVNLILKLAFQASCYAVWKELNTRLHSAISRSAQSLIADISLTIRSKLDLQRNLPTTISFLTTWFEVFH; translated from the exons ATGGACTTTAACGCAACGGTTGCAGAGGGGATAACAAATGGAAACTGGTGGATCCATACATCAAGAAGCAGGAACCCGGTGCTGAGCCTACTTCACAATTGTCTACCTCCGGTGGAACCCATTCTAAACTCTGAAGCGGACGATCTTTATCTATGGAAAATAG GCTTCGAGAATGGGGTCTTGATTGATGCCCCTTCTTCTTGCCTCCTTTGCTCTCAGTTTGACGAGACCCGTCAACATCTATTCTTCGATTGTGTTTACTCCAAAGAGGTATGGTCTTTCTTCTCCTCCAAAGCCCAGCTCACTCCTCCTTCATTTGAGGATTGTCTAAGATGGATCAAAGACCCTACTAGAAACAGAAATGTCAACCTCATCTTGAAGCTGGCCTTTCAAGCCTCTTGTTACGCTGTTTGGAAAGAGCTTAACACGCGCCTACACTCTGCTATTTCGAGATCTGCTCAGTCACTAATAGCTGACATTAGCTTAACCATCAGAAGTAAATTGGACTTACAGAGAAATCTTCCAACCACCATCTCCTTTTTGACTACTTGGTTTGAAGTGTTTCATTAA